One Epinephelus lanceolatus isolate andai-2023 chromosome 10, ASM4190304v1, whole genome shotgun sequence genomic region harbors:
- the pianp gene encoding PILR alpha-associated neural protein isoform X1 yields the protein MERCSISPVARLTALRCLVSLLLVALVTQPSTCNRDDSEGEEQVDALSVQLSVTAQVTPTPLWAVDWGPTQPLEEETYHFLSSQETDPLHQHGNQLEASTAKSDWPASVQPREEAPLESKDQEGVEDGGTEAEETEPEEVDPQFYVTVTISSLLILTAVVITAKLCFAPTLLHYLPSLSLPPPTWASLPFASQGFFFFFFFSSFFLPLFLSLNTCVPCLPSGSSLTSSYHRRLALTLPVFAQLVLLLSPSPVSYLSQHRQSDC from the exons ATGGAGAGATG CTCCATCTCTCCTGTCGCACGACTGACCGCCCTCCGCTGCCTCGTCTCCCTCCTCCTGGTTGCTCTGGTGACACAGCCCTCCACCTGTAACCGTGACGACAGCGAGGGCGAGGAGCAGGTGGACGCCCTGTCTGTCCAGCTGTCCGTCACGGCCCAGGTCACACCCACCCCTCTGTGGGCGGTGGACTGGGGTCCCACGCAGCCTCTGGAGGAAGAGACCTACCACTTCCTCTCCAGCCAGGAAACTGACCCCCTGCACCAGCATGGGAACCAGCTGGAGGCAAGCACCGCCAAGTCAGACTGGCCTGCAAGCGTGCAGCCCCGGGAGGAAGCACCGCTGGAGTCTAAGGACCAGGAGGGAGTGGAGGATGGAGGGACGGAGGCGGAGGAGACGGAGCCTGAGGAAG tggaCCCTCAGTTCTACGTCACCGTGACCATCTCCTCGCTGCTCATCCTGACGGCAGTCGTCATTACAGCCAAACTCTG TTTCGCTCCCACTCTCCTACATTATCTCCCCtcgctctccctccctcctcccactTGGGCCTCCCTTCCCTTCGCCTCCCAGggatttttcttcttcttttttttttcttctttttttcttcctctctttctgtctctgaatACCTGTGTTCCCTGTCTTCCTTCAGGTTCTTCGCTTACTTCCAGTTATCACCGTCGCCTTGCTCTAACGCTGCCTGTCTTTGCAC